The Micromonospora sp. Llam0 genome includes a window with the following:
- a CDS encoding glycogen debranching N-terminal domain-containing protein: MTDVIGRFFDGLQARGDGRLPPPASGTIRFNLTTPDGGIRSWSVTYRDGHAVLEHDPKRVDCTIDTSEETFQALIDGRENTISLLLRNGVSVRGDLPLFLTFRRLLPLHADSAGAESRARPVAEPVGARPATAKPVSILYGNLFMVSDRRGDIEPVPSAPFGLFFYDTRFLSYWRLTVDGQRMNTLSIDDLQYFESRFFQVPGEPTHYVDATISVFRHRWIGDAFTEQIAVFNHREEPVQLSLRIDAAADFAEVLEVKDGYHTDREIEVTAEPDALRFRYERGTYFRETILSSSVPARIDPGGMTFELTLDAHDTWCTDLTVKTFVRGAGNRDLRESLRSYAERPKPEVHRELDEWMARSPKLTCDYEPLREAYRQSVVDLAALRYKGVNFRDMLPAAGMPWFMTFFGRDSLISCLQGLPFLPATTVPALAIMALAQGTREDPFRAEQPGKIPQESRYAEAALFNEVSHASDFSAADTTPLFIVLLDEYERWTGDTALVRDMEFEARAALDWIDRHADLVGTGYVWYGPRPARTGELNQSWKCSPGAVSFHDGREATFPQATCEIQGYVYDARLRGARLARVCWGDHAFADRLEQQAAELRDRFNRDFWIADGGYYAHALQADGSRVDALTSNIGHLLWSGIAEPTKARSVVRHLMGPQLFGGWGIRTLATEARRFNPVGYHTGSVWPFDNSLIAWGLWRYGYREEAARVAGAVLEASQYFGARLPECFAGYDRSLTKYPVPYSAAGSPHATSAGATLLFLRVLLGLDPYDGDLIIDPAVPEGMGHIELHDIPGRWGLLDALGRGRSDLARPRRRTRRPGDPLRAAL; this comes from the coding sequence ATGACCGACGTGATCGGTCGGTTCTTCGACGGTCTCCAGGCGCGCGGCGACGGTCGACTGCCGCCGCCGGCCAGTGGCACGATCCGGTTCAACCTCACCACCCCGGACGGCGGTATCCGCAGCTGGTCGGTGACGTATCGGGACGGCCATGCCGTGCTCGAGCACGACCCGAAGCGGGTCGACTGCACCATCGACACCTCGGAGGAGACCTTCCAGGCACTGATCGACGGCCGGGAGAACACCATCTCGTTGCTGCTGCGCAACGGCGTGTCGGTCCGGGGCGACCTGCCGCTGTTCCTGACCTTCCGCCGACTGCTGCCGCTGCACGCGGACAGCGCCGGGGCGGAGTCGAGGGCCCGGCCGGTCGCCGAGCCGGTCGGCGCCCGCCCCGCCACCGCGAAGCCGGTCAGCATCCTCTACGGAAACCTGTTCATGGTCAGCGACCGGCGGGGCGACATCGAACCGGTGCCGTCCGCACCGTTCGGCTTGTTCTTCTACGACACCCGCTTCCTGTCCTACTGGCGGCTGACCGTCGACGGACAACGGATGAACACCCTGTCCATCGACGATCTGCAGTACTTCGAGTCGCGGTTCTTCCAGGTGCCGGGCGAGCCGACGCACTACGTGGACGCCACCATCTCGGTGTTCCGGCACCGCTGGATCGGCGACGCGTTCACCGAGCAGATCGCCGTGTTCAACCACCGGGAGGAGCCCGTGCAGCTGAGCCTGCGCATCGACGCGGCGGCCGACTTCGCCGAGGTCCTGGAGGTCAAGGACGGCTACCACACCGACCGCGAGATCGAGGTTACGGCCGAACCCGACGCGCTGCGGTTCCGCTACGAGCGGGGCACCTACTTCCGGGAGACGATCCTGTCCAGCAGTGTGCCGGCCCGCATCGATCCCGGCGGCATGACCTTCGAACTGACCCTCGACGCCCACGACACCTGGTGCACCGATCTGACGGTGAAGACCTTCGTCCGGGGGGCCGGCAACCGCGACCTGCGCGAGAGCCTGCGCAGCTACGCCGAGCGGCCCAAGCCCGAGGTGCACCGGGAACTCGACGAGTGGATGGCCCGGTCACCGAAACTGACCTGCGACTACGAACCGTTGCGGGAGGCGTACCGGCAGAGCGTCGTCGACCTGGCGGCGCTGCGGTACAAGGGGGTCAACTTCCGCGACATGCTGCCGGCTGCGGGCATGCCCTGGTTCATGACGTTCTTCGGTCGGGACAGCCTGATCAGCTGCCTGCAGGGGCTACCATTCCTGCCCGCCACCACGGTGCCCGCCTTGGCGATCATGGCCTTGGCGCAGGGTACCCGCGAGGACCCGTTCCGGGCCGAACAGCCGGGGAAGATCCCCCAGGAGAGCCGGTACGCCGAGGCCGCGCTGTTCAACGAGGTCTCGCACGCCTCGGACTTCTCCGCCGCCGACACCACACCGTTGTTCATCGTGCTGCTCGACGAATACGAACGGTGGACCGGCGACACCGCGCTGGTACGTGACATGGAGTTCGAGGCCCGCGCGGCACTGGACTGGATCGATCGGCACGCCGACCTGGTCGGCACCGGCTACGTCTGGTACGGGCCCCGGCCGGCCCGCACCGGGGAACTGAACCAGAGCTGGAAGTGCTCACCGGGCGCGGTCAGCTTCCACGACGGACGGGAGGCGACGTTCCCGCAGGCGACCTGCGAGATCCAGGGATACGTCTACGACGCGCGGCTGCGTGGTGCCCGGCTGGCCCGGGTCTGCTGGGGTGACCACGCGTTCGCGGACCGGCTCGAACAGCAGGCGGCCGAGCTGCGGGACCGGTTCAACCGGGACTTCTGGATCGCCGACGGCGGCTACTACGCCCACGCGCTGCAGGCCGACGGCAGCCGGGTCGACGCGCTCACCTCCAACATCGGTCATCTGCTGTGGAGCGGCATCGCCGAACCCACCAAGGCACGGTCGGTCGTGCGGCATCTGATGGGTCCGCAACTGTTCGGCGGCTGGGGGATCCGCACCCTCGCCACCGAGGCGCGGCGGTTCAACCCGGTCGGCTACCACACCGGCTCGGTCTGGCCGTTCGACAACTCGCTGATCGCGTGGGGACTGTGGCGGTACGGCTACCGGGAGGAAGCGGCCCGGGTGGCCGGGGCGGTGCTGGAGGCGTCGCAGTACTTCGGGGCCCGGCTGCCCGAGTGCTTCGCCGGCTACGACCGGTCGTTGACCAAGTACCCGGTCCCGTACTCCGCCGCGGGCAGCCCGCACGCCACCTCGGCCGGCGCGACGTTGCTGTTCCTGCGGGTGCTGCTCGGTCTCGACCCGTACGACGGCGACCTGATCATCGACCCGGCCGTTCCGGAAGGGATGGGGCACATCGAGCTGCATGACATCCCGGGCCGCTGGGGCCTGCTGGACGCGCTGGGCCGGGGCCGCAGCGACCTGGCCCGGCCGCGCCGCCGCACCCGCCGCCCCGGTGATCCGCTGCGGGCGGCGCTGTGA
- a CDS encoding alpha/beta fold hydrolase: MSHDRTAAGMRYWQTGRGRQDVLLVHGWCCNHRFMKPLATHLASWRRRIVSVDMRGHGASPAGDRGFSVPELGADLRDLMVELEMDDVVLIGHSMGGVWSLAAAAQATDRVAALLLLDASVAVPPGTTEQVAALAESIRGEDPRQARIDIIRSFFIPESDPRLIDWAIDQMLRPSDTVAAATLDGLADFVEAGGDAALTAWGRRLLYIGGPAPFADYGRLRELVPEAVIGQVVGSGHFFQFEVPRQTNAMVSRYLRLWGPPSW; the protein is encoded by the coding sequence GTGAGTCACGACCGCACGGCCGCCGGGATGCGCTACTGGCAGACCGGCCGCGGCCGACAGGATGTACTGCTCGTACATGGGTGGTGCTGCAACCACCGGTTCATGAAGCCTCTCGCCACCCATCTGGCCAGCTGGCGGCGACGGATCGTCTCGGTGGACATGCGGGGACACGGCGCAAGCCCGGCCGGGGACCGCGGCTTCAGCGTTCCCGAACTCGGTGCCGACCTACGGGATCTGATGGTCGAGCTCGAGATGGACGACGTCGTGCTGATCGGGCACAGCATGGGCGGGGTCTGGTCGTTGGCCGCAGCCGCGCAGGCAACCGACCGGGTCGCGGCGCTGCTACTGCTGGACGCCTCGGTGGCCGTGCCGCCCGGCACCACGGAGCAGGTGGCCGCGCTGGCGGAGTCCATCCGCGGCGAGGACCCGCGCCAGGCCCGGATCGACATCATCCGGTCATTCTTCATTCCCGAGTCGGACCCCCGGCTGATCGACTGGGCGATCGACCAGATGCTGCGGCCGAGTGACACCGTCGCCGCCGCCACCCTCGACGGTCTCGCCGATTTCGTCGAGGCCGGTGGCGACGCCGCGCTGACCGCGTGGGGACGCCGGCTGCTCTACATCGGCGGCCCGGCACCGTTCGCCGACTACGGACGGCTACGGGAGCTGGTACCCGAGGCGGTGATCGGGCAGGTGGTCGGCTCCGGCCACTTCTTCCAGTTCGAGGTGCCGCGGCAGACCAACGCGATGGTCAGCCGCTACCTGCGGCTGTGGGGGCCACCGTCGTGGTGA
- a CDS encoding NAD(P)-dependent oxidoreductase, translating to MSRTRILLFGSTGLLGRQIHAALTADAVVTAPTRADCDLATAGVTELARLLAAVRPDVVVNCAGRTVGDNAELIRIHLLAVAALAEAMADVVPGTRLVRLGSAAEYGVVPSGRPVREDDPATPVSAYGFSHLAATQFGELVSTDGRVEVVTLRVFNPVGPGLPADSALGRAADLLRGGGRSPLAVRLLDTVRDFVDLRDIAAAVRAAAVAAQLPYRLFNVGSGRPVGVRDAVTCLARAAGHSGELGSGEFSPTVNRSAAVPWMCADISRARQALGWSPSYDLTDSVKALLADHHDGGPHSRR from the coding sequence TTGAGCCGGACCAGGATCCTGCTCTTCGGCTCCACCGGACTGCTGGGCCGGCAGATTCACGCGGCGCTCACGGCGGACGCGGTGGTGACCGCACCAACCCGGGCCGACTGCGACCTCGCCACGGCGGGCGTGACCGAACTCGCCCGGCTGCTCGCGGCCGTGCGGCCGGACGTCGTGGTCAACTGCGCTGGCCGCACCGTTGGTGACAACGCCGAGCTGATCCGGATCCATCTGCTGGCCGTGGCCGCGCTCGCCGAGGCGATGGCCGACGTCGTGCCCGGCACCCGGCTGGTGCGGCTCGGTTCCGCCGCCGAGTACGGCGTCGTGCCCAGTGGCCGCCCGGTGCGCGAGGACGACCCGGCCACGCCGGTGAGCGCGTACGGGTTCAGCCATCTGGCCGCCACCCAGTTCGGCGAACTGGTCAGCACCGACGGACGGGTCGAGGTCGTCACGCTACGGGTGTTCAACCCGGTCGGGCCGGGTCTGCCGGCGGACAGTGCTCTGGGGCGGGCGGCCGATCTGCTACGCGGCGGTGGGCGGTCACCGCTGGCGGTGCGGCTGCTGGACACCGTGCGCGACTTCGTCGACCTGCGCGACATCGCCGCCGCGGTCCGCGCCGCCGCGGTTGCCGCCCAACTGCCGTACCGGCTGTTCAACGTGGGCAGCGGGCGGCCGGTCGGGGTCCGGGACGCGGTCACCTGTCTGGCCCGGGCAGCTGGTCACAGCGGTGAACTCGGTTCGGGGGAGTTCTCCCCGACGGTGAACCGGTCCGCCGCCGTCCCCTGGATGTGCGCCGACATCAGCCGAGCCCGGCAGGCGCTCGGCTGGTCACCCAGCTACGACCTGACGGACTCGGTGAAGGCGCTGCTGGCGGATCACCACGACGGTGGCCCCCACAGCCGCAGGTAG
- a CDS encoding sugar transferase: protein MSSPAACLAAEPTMPTNRPRRYDRVKRVFDVVGAATALVVGAPLLAGVALLILATLGRPVFFRQVRPGRDGELFEMVKFRTMLEVDPARGLVTDADRLTPVGRWLRATSLDELPELWNVLRGEMSLVGPRPHLVKYLEIYTPWQARRHEVRPGITGLAQVRGRNELAWEDKFAYDIEYVDNRGLRLDLRIMVETVRVVLRREGIAAPGAATWHEFTGTPTPPDPVPTGPVLADSVLATGPDGSATTSRRPGGDLAGRCRS from the coding sequence ATGTCCTCGCCAGCGGCCTGCCTCGCAGCCGAACCGACGATGCCGACCAATCGTCCCCGCCGCTACGACCGGGTGAAACGGGTGTTCGACGTGGTGGGCGCGGCGACCGCCCTGGTCGTCGGCGCGCCGCTGCTGGCCGGGGTCGCCCTACTCATCCTCGCCACGCTGGGCCGGCCGGTGTTCTTCCGGCAGGTGCGACCCGGCCGGGACGGCGAACTCTTCGAGATGGTCAAGTTCCGCACCATGCTCGAGGTGGATCCGGCCCGCGGCCTGGTCACCGACGCCGACCGGCTGACGCCGGTCGGCCGCTGGCTGCGCGCCACCAGCCTCGACGAACTGCCCGAGTTGTGGAACGTGCTGCGCGGTGAGATGAGCCTGGTCGGCCCACGTCCCCACCTGGTGAAGTACCTGGAGATCTACACGCCGTGGCAGGCCCGACGGCACGAGGTGCGACCCGGTATCACCGGCCTTGCCCAGGTACGCGGCCGCAACGAACTGGCCTGGGAGGACAAGTTCGCCTACGACATCGAGTACGTGGACAACCGCGGTCTCCGGCTCGACCTGCGGATCATGGTCGAGACCGTCCGGGTGGTGCTGCGCCGGGAAGGGATCGCCGCGCCGGGGGCGGCCACCTGGCACGAGTTCACCGGGACCCCGACGCCGCCGGACCCCGTCCCGACCGGCCCCGTCCTGGCCGACTCGGTCCTGGCCACGGGGCCTGACGGCTCGGCAACCACCTCCCGTCGACCCGGCGGTGACCTGGCCGGCCGGTGCCGCAGTTGA
- a CDS encoding AraC family transcriptional regulator — protein sequence MPPRRQGFDGPAGLREFNSALRHTLVQQTVTIRDPSRFRARITEVPLGPLRLISATVGALHSSRRPHDTTGPDAADGVFLLLGQRATGSITHRGGTDPIGPDRLVVVPGSEAFDVDYPAPAHVLFVALPPALVTARFPGLDGPVRSATLDPVGRALSRQLPHLMNAAAAAGAGQRPEVATMVDTVLAATLHGAGVAVDADPVAALRTAAERLIEHSLADPALSVPWLARRLAVSPRQLHRAFAANGTTPYRWIRQRRLHACAVALAGSDVPVARLAHRYGFASASHLGALFRAQYGAPPARWRSEQRAGGPAGHLGQDPDSDPARRR from the coding sequence GTGCCGCCGCGACGCCAGGGTTTCGACGGGCCGGCCGGGCTGCGCGAGTTCAACTCCGCGCTGCGACACACCCTGGTGCAGCAGACCGTCACGATCCGCGACCCGAGCCGGTTCCGCGCCCGCATCACCGAGGTGCCACTGGGGCCCCTGCGGCTCATCTCCGCTACGGTCGGTGCGCTGCACTCCTCCCGCCGACCGCACGACACCACCGGACCCGACGCCGCGGACGGGGTGTTCCTACTCCTCGGCCAACGGGCCACCGGCAGCATCACGCACCGGGGTGGCACCGACCCGATCGGCCCGGACCGGCTGGTCGTCGTCCCCGGCTCGGAGGCGTTCGACGTCGACTACCCGGCACCGGCCCACGTGCTGTTCGTAGCGCTGCCCCCCGCACTCGTCACGGCCCGCTTCCCCGGCCTCGACGGACCGGTGCGCTCCGCGACGTTGGACCCGGTGGGCCGGGCGTTGAGTCGGCAGTTGCCGCACCTGATGAACGCGGCCGCAGCCGCCGGGGCCGGGCAGCGACCGGAGGTCGCCACCATGGTCGACACCGTCCTCGCCGCCACGCTGCACGGTGCCGGCGTCGCCGTCGACGCCGACCCGGTGGCCGCGCTGCGCACCGCGGCCGAACGGCTGATCGAGCACTCGCTGGCCGATCCGGCGTTGTCGGTGCCGTGGCTGGCCCGCCGGCTGGCGGTGTCCCCCCGGCAGCTGCACCGGGCGTTCGCCGCCAACGGCACCACCCCGTACCGCTGGATCCGACAGCGTCGGTTGCACGCCTGCGCTGTCGCGCTCGCCGGGTCCGACGTCCCGGTCGCGCGGCTCGCCCACCGGTACGGCTTCGCGTCGGCGTCGCATCTCGGAGCGCTCTTCCGCGCCCAGTACGGCGCCCCGCCCGCGCGGTGGCGCAGCGAGCAACGCGCCGGCGGACCGGCCGGCCATCTCGGGCAGGATCCCGACAGCGATCCGGCGCGACGCCGATAA
- a CDS encoding alpha/beta fold hydrolase: MRFVLVHGSWHDGNCWDGVRQALTAAGHEVHAPTLPGNGANADPTVSFTRTAEAVAGLIRRADLRDVVLVGHSLGGAVVQAVAVAVPDRLRRLVFHNAYVLADGDTVFQHVPPSAAAAFTSLASPEGTLMLPYEAFRSFISDADEQTARAAYARLTPEPLARAAEPVALPGFADLPVPRSYLYAVDDVAFPPDEFRWHPGQSQRLGEFRLVEMPGSHEVLFTDPQLLAAKLVEAAAD; this comes from the coding sequence ATGCGTTTCGTTCTCGTTCACGGATCCTGGCACGACGGCAACTGCTGGGACGGCGTCCGGCAGGCGCTCACCGCCGCCGGACACGAGGTCCACGCACCCACCCTGCCGGGCAACGGCGCCAACGCCGATCCGACGGTGAGCTTCACCCGGACCGCCGAAGCCGTCGCCGGGCTGATCCGGCGGGCCGACCTGCGCGACGTGGTGCTCGTCGGGCACAGCCTCGGCGGCGCGGTCGTGCAGGCCGTCGCGGTCGCCGTACCGGACCGGCTCCGCCGCCTGGTGTTCCACAACGCGTACGTCCTCGCCGACGGCGACACCGTCTTCCAGCATGTGCCACCGTCGGCCGCCGCCGCCTTCACCAGCCTGGCCAGCCCGGAGGGCACCCTGATGCTGCCGTACGAGGCGTTCCGCTCGTTCATCAGTGACGCCGACGAGCAGACCGCCCGCGCCGCCTACGCGCGGCTGACGCCGGAGCCACTGGCCCGGGCCGCGGAACCGGTCGCGCTGCCCGGATTCGCCGACCTGCCGGTCCCCCGTTCGTACCTGTACGCGGTCGACGACGTCGCGTTCCCGCCGGACGAGTTCCGTTGGCATCCCGGCCAGTCTCAGCGGCTCGGCGAGTTCCGGCTGGTCGAGATGCCGGGTTCGCACGAGGTCCTGTTCACCGATCCGCAGTTGCTGGCGGCGAAGCTGGTCGAGGCGGCGGCGGACTGA
- a CDS encoding amidase: MELLGGSITELTAAVRSGRVHAREVVDAAVRRIEERDAGLNAVVAVDPGPALRRLAAAGGRPVGPLAGLPYLVKDLHAEVAGFPLARGSRLAVGLAPAGTSTLLRRLEQAGALIIGRTNSPEFGLNITTEPVLHGPTRNPWRPDRSAGGSSGGAAVAVAAGMVPAGPGRALRVGLLTEAPDGTPVHPGYRAAAESVAAELAAAGHRVVPVGPVEPAGRLGPVLGAVIAGHLTAAVDDICAATGRAAGPETLEPAVLDLVRRGRRADARTQVRATMALRGLAGELAAVLDGVDLLLSPTTARPAPPLGQLHTDRPAGELFREIFAISPFVGMFNVTGGPAISLPWGCDDAGMPIGVQLGARPGDDVTVLAVAAALEAARPDLVRPGPTAAAPGHGAPA; encoded by the coding sequence TTGGAACTGCTGGGCGGGTCGATCACCGAGCTGACCGCGGCCGTACGGTCCGGCCGGGTGCACGCCCGGGAGGTCGTCGACGCGGCGGTACGCCGCATCGAGGAGCGTGACGCCGGGCTCAACGCGGTGGTGGCGGTCGACCCCGGGCCGGCGCTGCGTCGCCTGGCCGCCGCCGGTGGCCGACCGGTCGGACCGCTGGCCGGGCTGCCGTACCTGGTCAAGGACCTGCATGCCGAGGTCGCCGGCTTTCCGTTGGCCCGGGGCAGCCGGCTGGCCGTCGGCCTGGCACCGGCCGGTACGAGCACCTTGCTGCGCCGGCTGGAACAGGCCGGAGCGCTGATCATCGGACGGACCAACTCGCCGGAGTTCGGGCTGAACATCACCACCGAGCCGGTGCTGCACGGGCCGACCCGCAACCCGTGGCGGCCGGACCGGTCCGCCGGTGGCTCCAGCGGCGGCGCGGCGGTGGCGGTGGCCGCGGGGATGGTGCCGGCAGGGCCCGGCCGGGCCCTGCGGGTCGGGCTGCTCACCGAGGCGCCCGACGGCACCCCGGTGCATCCGGGGTACCGGGCTGCCGCCGAGTCCGTCGCCGCCGAGCTGGCCGCCGCCGGTCACCGGGTGGTCCCGGTCGGGCCGGTGGAGCCGGCCGGCCGGCTCGGGCCGGTGCTCGGTGCGGTCATCGCCGGTCATCTGACCGCCGCAGTCGACGACATCTGCGCCGCCACCGGACGGGCCGCCGGGCCGGAAACCCTGGAACCGGCGGTGCTCGACCTGGTGCGGCGGGGACGGCGGGCCGATGCCCGCACCCAGGTCCGGGCGACCATGGCACTGCGTGGGCTCGCCGGCGAGCTGGCTGCCGTCCTCGACGGCGTGGACCTGCTGCTCAGCCCGACCACCGCGCGGCCGGCGCCACCGCTCGGGCAGCTGCACACCGACCGGCCGGCCGGCGAGCTGTTTCGGGAGATCTTCGCGATCTCCCCGTTCGTGGGGATGTTCAACGTGACCGGCGGACCGGCGATCAGTCTGCCCTGGGGGTGCGACGACGCCGGGATGCCGATCGGGGTGCAGCTCGGCGCGCGGCCGGGCGACGATGTCACCGTCCTCGCCGTGGCGGCGGCGTTGGAGGCGGCCCGACCCGACCTGGTCAGGCCCGGCCCCACCGCGGCGGCGCCGGGTCACGGCGCCCCGGCCTGA
- a CDS encoding DeoR/GlpR family DNA-binding transcription regulator gives MYAEERQQEIVRLARADGRVDVTALAESLNVTAETIRRDLTTLERAGVLRRVHGGAIPVERIGFEPALAARDAVLTTEKERIAKAALAELPHEGAIILDAGTTTARLAAILPADRELTVVINSPALATVLGARSNLNVLLLGGRVRGRTMATVDDWALRPLADVYVDVAFIGTNGCSVERGLTTPDPAEAAVKRAMIGAARRSVVLADHTKIGNDYLARFGRLADIDTLITDNGLNADLVAEVEAAGPRVVRA, from the coding sequence ATGTACGCCGAGGAACGGCAGCAGGAGATCGTCCGGCTGGCCCGGGCCGACGGGCGGGTCGACGTGACCGCGCTCGCCGAGTCACTCAACGTGACCGCCGAGACGATCCGGCGCGATCTCACCACCCTGGAGCGGGCCGGCGTGCTGCGTCGGGTGCACGGCGGTGCGATCCCGGTCGAACGGATCGGCTTCGAGCCCGCGCTCGCCGCCCGGGACGCGGTGCTGACCACCGAGAAGGAACGGATCGCCAAGGCCGCGCTGGCCGAACTGCCCCACGAGGGCGCGATCATCCTGGACGCCGGCACCACCACCGCCCGGCTGGCCGCGATCCTGCCGGCCGACCGGGAACTCACCGTCGTGATCAACTCGCCGGCGCTGGCCACTGTCCTCGGTGCCCGCAGCAACCTCAACGTCCTGCTGCTGGGCGGCCGGGTACGCGGTCGCACGATGGCCACCGTCGACGACTGGGCACTTCGTCCACTCGCCGACGTCTACGTCGACGTGGCCTTCATCGGCACCAACGGCTGTTCCGTCGAGCGTGGCCTGACCACACCGGACCCGGCCGAGGCGGCGGTCAAGCGGGCGATGATCGGCGCCGCCCGCCGGTCGGTCGTGCTGGCCGACCACACCAAGATCGGCAACGACTACCTGGCCCGGTTCGGCCGGCTCGCCGACATCGACACGCTGATCACCGACAACGGCCTCAACGCGGACCTCGTCGCCGAGGTGGAGGCGGCCGGGCCACGGGTGGTGCGGGCATGA
- the pfkB gene encoding 1-phosphofructokinase, with protein sequence MILTLTLNPSLDRAVEIDELVRGEVIRATGARLDPGGKGVNVSRALLANGVPSVAVLPCGGDEGGQLVRLLAAEGVEVVAVPIAGRTRSNITLAEPDGTVTKVNEPGPTLSRDEFDAITVRLLDTAHQADWVVVCGSLPPGLPVDGFTALCRQLLDAGLRLAVDTSGPPLRAAAEAGADLVKPNREELAEAVGRPLDDLRDVVDAARQVRAWGAGTVLASLGAQGAVLVDADGVRTGDSPVDQPRSTVGAGDALLAGFLAAGASGPDALAEGLAWGAAAVSLPGSRMPGPADLRRHTVRLHPRPDDLQQLVTQG encoded by the coding sequence ATGATCCTCACGCTCACCCTCAACCCCAGCCTGGACCGCGCCGTCGAGATCGACGAACTGGTCCGCGGCGAGGTCATCCGGGCCACCGGCGCCCGTCTGGACCCCGGCGGCAAAGGCGTCAACGTGTCCCGGGCGCTGCTGGCCAACGGCGTACCGTCGGTCGCCGTGCTGCCCTGCGGCGGCGACGAGGGCGGTCAACTCGTCCGGCTGCTGGCCGCCGAAGGGGTCGAGGTGGTCGCCGTGCCGATCGCCGGACGGACCCGGTCCAACATCACCCTCGCCGAGCCGGACGGCACCGTCACCAAGGTCAACGAGCCCGGGCCGACGCTGAGCCGGGACGAGTTCGACGCGATCACCGTCCGGCTGTTGGACACCGCGCACCAGGCCGACTGGGTGGTGGTCTGCGGCAGCCTGCCACCGGGGCTGCCGGTGGACGGGTTCACCGCGCTGTGCCGGCAGTTGCTCGACGCCGGGCTCCGACTCGCCGTCGACACCAGCGGCCCGCCGCTGCGGGCCGCCGCCGAGGCCGGAGCCGACCTGGTCAAACCCAACCGGGAGGAGCTTGCGGAGGCCGTCGGGCGGCCGCTCGACGACCTTCGCGACGTGGTCGACGCCGCCCGACAGGTCCGCGCCTGGGGCGCCGGCACCGTGCTGGCCAGCCTCGGGGCGCAGGGCGCCGTGCTGGTCGACGCCGACGGGGTGCGCACCGGCGACTCCCCGGTCGACCAGCCGCGTAGCACGGTCGGCGCCGGTGACGCGCTGCTCGCCGGTTTTCTCGCCGCCGGTGCCAGCGGGCCGGACGCCCTCGCCGAAGGGCTGGCCTGGGGGGCGGCGGCGGTCAGCCTGCCGGGCAGCCGGATGCCGGGGCCGGCCGACCTGCGTCGGCACACCGTACGACTGCACCCCCGACCGGACGACCTGCAGCAACTCGTCACCCAAGGATGA
- the mtlA gene encoding PTS mannitol transporter subunit IICB, protein MATDYTPQVQGTGVKATIQRIGGYLAGMVMPNIGAFIAWGLITALFIPTGWIPNATLAELVDPMILTLLPVLIGYTGGRLVHGQRGAVVGAVATVGIIVGADIPMFLGAMIIGPLTAYLLKLFDGLVEDKIPAGFEMLINNFSAGIIGGGMALVGTWVIGPVVQTVTDAAGSAVDWMVGHSLLPFVSILVEPAKVLFLNNAINHGVFGPLGVAEAATDGDSILFMIESNPGPGLGLLVAFLLFGPRLLRASTPAAIIIHFLGGIHEIYFPYVLMKPRLILAMIAGGAAGVWTFMVTGAGLVATPSPGSIFAYFAVTPRGGWFGVLLGVIISAAVSFAVASVLLGFGRGEGKEPVEEQTGPQAATADTPAGAHAYHATPTAGTHRPTATEA, encoded by the coding sequence ATGGCCACCGACTACACACCCCAGGTGCAGGGCACCGGGGTAAAGGCCACGATCCAGAGAATCGGCGGCTACCTCGCCGGCATGGTGATGCCCAACATCGGCGCGTTCATCGCCTGGGGTCTGATCACCGCACTGTTCATCCCCACCGGATGGATCCCCAACGCGACCCTGGCCGAACTGGTCGACCCGATGATCCTGACGCTGCTGCCGGTCCTGATCGGCTACACCGGCGGCCGGCTCGTGCACGGCCAGCGCGGCGCGGTGGTCGGCGCGGTCGCCACGGTCGGCATCATCGTCGGCGCCGACATCCCGATGTTCCTCGGCGCGATGATCATCGGCCCGCTGACCGCGTACCTGTTGAAGCTCTTCGACGGCCTGGTCGAGGACAAGATCCCGGCCGGCTTCGAGATGCTGATCAACAACTTCTCCGCCGGCATCATCGGCGGCGGCATGGCGCTGGTCGGCACCTGGGTGATCGGCCCGGTGGTACAGACCGTCACCGACGCCGCCGGATCCGCGGTGGACTGGATGGTCGGCCACAGCCTGCTGCCGTTCGTGTCGATCCTGGTCGAGCCGGCCAAGGTGCTGTTCCTCAACAACGCGATCAACCACGGCGTGTTCGGACCGCTGGGCGTAGCCGAGGCGGCCACCGACGGCGACTCGATCCTGTTCATGATCGAGTCGAACCCCGGCCCGGGCCTCGGCCTGCTGGTCGCCTTCCTGCTGTTCGGCCCCCGGCTGCTGCGGGCCAGCACCCCGGCCGCGATCATCATCCACTTCCTCGGCGGCATCCACGAGATCTACTTCCCGTACGTGCTGATGAAGCCGCGGCTGATCCTCGCCATGATCGCTGGCGGCGCGGCCGGCGTCTGGACCTTCATGGTCACCGGTGCCGGTCTGGTCGCCACCCCGTCGCCGGGCAGCATCTTCGCCTACTTCGCGGTCACTCCCCGGGGCGGCTGGTTCGGCGTCCTGCTCGGCGTGATCATCTCTGCGGCGGTTTCCTTCGCGGTCGCCTCGGTGCTGCTCGGCTTCGGCCGTGGCGAGGGCAAGGAGCCGGTCGAGGAGCAGACCGGGCCGCAGGCCGCCACCGCGGACACGCCCGCCGGTGCGCACGCCTACCACGCCACCCCGACCGCCGGTACCCACCGGCCGACCGCCACGGAGGCATGA